One Fontisphaera persica DNA window includes the following coding sequences:
- a CDS encoding Ig-like domain-containing protein: protein MRLTIWALAVFGLTLATAIGQPANNNFANRITLTGLSVTTTGSNVGATMEFGENNNPNNVGRLDGTVWWSWTAPLSGRVTLDTIGSDFDTVLGIYTGTQIFLLTVVTANDNIAEGQPQSRVSFEATSGTTYQIQVGGRRTGGGGTTARGNIVLNLSMQLPVILVSPTNGSVYAAGTPVTFTATGMAQTPPIARMEFYRGTTLVGAVTNSPYSLVASNLPVGTYGVYAVLVDSANARSTSAVANVVVMNPGVAINAPADGANLATNTFTISAVAALSSGAITNVAFYGNDLLIGNDATAPFGVTWTGAPQGVHLLRAVGWADSGLMYTSPPVYVAIAQTIVPTGAVWKYLDTGVDQGTEWRMPGFDDSAWAQGPAELGNGDSTDGRLEATVINIGPEGARFPTVYFRHYFVVSNPAAYTQLLLRVLRDDGAVIYLNGTEVNRQNMPTGTITYNTYASAPAGDDGTVYYEANIANLLVPGTNVLAVEVHQNSATSSDLSFDLELRGYPVIIRNQSPVVTWLTPTNKAALAGPASVPLQVQATDPDGTVAFTEFLVDGGLLGRVTNSPYQITWDAPAIGFHTLEAAAVDAEGGRGSSVIQVSIHDAGATPLVQLTSPTNGTRISGLETPTNVLMAAVAAGVGGVASVEFRANGLALGTDATEPYSLVWSNASFGTNALVAVATDGQGRKATSAVATLIIDEPPRNTQPPVVASVNPARGASLGSLTSIQVIFSERVTGVEAADLLVNGVPATAVSGSGSNYTFTVTQPAFGAVVIAWAANHGIADIGWPSSLPFDPQTSGNTWTYDLVDRTPPVVASQNPPAGSTLTNLNQVTVVFSKPVQGVDAADFLINGTPAVGLAGSGTTYTFYFAQPGPGTVNITWAANHGIMDMVSPPNAFNPATTGNTWSYTLDNRTILVASNAVYRFFRGRTEASDPYNAWRQLNFDDSTWEVGPAPFYYDANTPPVYSGNTALNDMRNNYTCVFLRHAFVVRNVQAITNLLVQFRCDDGFAAWINGVEVARYAIPAGEPSYNTLANNAPTPLVTYTYTLPDPRTYLVEGTNLLAIMQFNTSLNSSDLLLESVWYTYLADVTLIPPNVQVVMPPAGPVFSLTNLTVKFSEPVSGVNAADLLLNGVPAVSVSGGSSNDTYAFSFPQPSYGPVSITWAVNHGIADFDNPPKPFEAAAAGNTWQYQLLNPNAPVVAGQNPPAGAQLTNLTQITVIFSKPVTGVDAADLRINGLSATSVSGSGTTYTFALAQPAYGAVSVAWAANHGITDLEMPANTFESARSGNSWSYTLVDLVPPTLVSVTPSPNSQVTNLTQITVRFSEPVTGVDATDLLVNGQPATAVSGSGAQYTFSFPQPNATLIQIAWALGHGITDLAANPNGFDRNEPNAAWSYTTPDTLAPSVVSIVPLPGTTVARLDQITIIFSEPVTGVDAADLLVNSRPARSVTGSGAGPYVFSYLAPSNGVVEVRWAAAANIVDLAPQPNLFSGGEWTYRLQAGVSYANRVIFNEIMHNPRGGAAAREWIELRNLATEPVNLTGWRISRGVSYTFPPVTLPAQGYLVVAADVAAFRSNYPTVTNVVGGWTGQLANGGETLELVSAEGEVVNRVRYASEGDWAVRERGRGAEPVLSITRSGNTATVTIFSHGYTANDHVLISGADQPEYNGRFVVGGVGASTFTITVSGNPATPATGNIICRQVLDNGASGWAWFSAADGFGSSLELVNPALPNTTGQNWQSSALAGGTPGRANSVATNNVAPLILSASHYPIVPRSTDPVTVRAQVVDELTNGVQAVTLFYRNHTTTSPGNFLSLAMNDDGLSGDGGAGDRWYGARLPAFTNGTIIEFYIQATDTAGLSRTWPAPAWNTNGVYGQLANALFQVDNEVLTNLMVGVRAVMTATERATFPTTDTASDAASHITLVLQDGNETDVRYNCSVRIRGAGSRSRNPKNNRINIPNDNPWKNLSAINLNCQFVHAQYVGNVLAQKSGLPAADCMLAQYRVNGVNLAPMTAPANNSSQGAGYGTYLLIYPVNGELAQELWPEDGDGNIYRASIYPHNANLSYLGTDPSSYVASGYYKNSNRAENDWSDLMNLTYAFSQISNEQDYRNAIVTNLNVQLWMRYFAYGTMVNYGETSLFNGRGDDYALYRGMKDRRFVLIGHDFDTIFGQGDTTSYYPTLTNSSIWIMLNPPSPEPNVPLLRRFLTNAAFAPTFFAELKRLCDTTFHPDHLFPFFDQLLTGWGPDANKIREMKTHAFNRRAVVLSQIPLTLTVGSGLPTQSGFAYTTTPNVTLFGQANVIDTRQVLVNGSSALWSAWEGRWTNNLTLRPGLNRVLVQSLDSNNVAFASATMDIWYDTTGQSVSGTISTDTTWLAANGPYNVTGTLTVGSGATLTIQAGTTVYLGSGVNLVVANGGRLLAEGTAAAPIRFTRAPGASTTWGGITVNGSANSPESRLVHVMIEHNNSTAITVTDGTVWLDNVRFGNTARQYLELTRASFVVQNCEFPAPTGAVEPTHGTGASRRGGGGYSGGTSGGRSMGTMTRWTLRGASGRGRCWCC, encoded by the coding sequence ATGAGACTCACAATTTGGGCCTTGGCTGTGTTCGGCCTTACCCTGGCAACAGCCATTGGGCAACCGGCAAATAATAACTTTGCCAACCGCATTACTCTCACCGGCCTAAGCGTCACCACCACTGGCAGTAATGTGGGGGCCACTATGGAATTCGGAGAAAACAACAATCCCAACAATGTCGGGCGGCTGGATGGAACGGTCTGGTGGAGCTGGACCGCGCCGCTCAGTGGCCGGGTGACCCTAGACACCATTGGCAGTGATTTTGATACGGTGTTGGGCATTTATACGGGGACCCAGATATTTCTTCTCACGGTGGTGACGGCCAATGACAACATTGCCGAGGGCCAGCCGCAGAGCCGGGTCAGCTTCGAGGCCACCAGCGGCACCACCTACCAGATTCAAGTAGGGGGGCGGCGGACGGGCGGTGGCGGGACCACCGCGCGGGGCAACATTGTGCTTAATCTGTCCATGCAATTGCCGGTCATCCTGGTGTCGCCCACCAATGGCAGTGTTTATGCGGCGGGGACTCCGGTGACTTTCACCGCGACCGGCATGGCGCAAACTCCGCCCATTGCCCGGATGGAGTTTTATCGGGGGACGACCCTGGTGGGGGCAGTGACCAATTCCCCCTATTCCCTGGTGGCGAGCAATTTGCCGGTGGGCACCTACGGGGTTTATGCGGTGTTGGTGGATAGCGCGAATGCGCGCTCCACCTCCGCGGTGGCCAACGTGGTGGTGATGAATCCAGGCGTGGCCATCAATGCGCCGGCGGATGGGGCCAATCTGGCCACCAATACGTTCACCATTTCGGCGGTGGCGGCGCTGTCTTCCGGCGCCATCACCAATGTGGCCTTTTATGGGAATGATTTGTTGATTGGCAACGATGCCACTGCTCCGTTTGGCGTCACTTGGACGGGCGCGCCGCAGGGAGTGCACTTGCTGCGGGCGGTGGGGTGGGCGGATAGCGGTTTGATGTACACGTCGCCGCCCGTTTATGTGGCCATCGCCCAAACGATTGTGCCGACCGGCGCGGTGTGGAAGTATCTGGACACGGGGGTGGACCAGGGCACGGAGTGGCGGATGCCGGGCTTTGATGATTCGGCCTGGGCGCAAGGGCCGGCGGAGCTGGGCAACGGCGACAGCACCGACGGGCGTCTGGAAGCCACCGTCATCAACATTGGGCCGGAGGGGGCCCGATTCCCCACTGTTTATTTCCGCCACTATTTCGTGGTGAGCAATCCGGCGGCTTACACCCAGTTATTATTGCGGGTGCTGCGGGATGACGGCGCGGTGATTTACCTCAACGGGACGGAAGTCAACCGGCAGAACATGCCCACCGGCACCATCACTTATAATACTTACGCGAGCGCCCCGGCGGGTGACGACGGGACAGTGTATTATGAGGCCAACATTGCCAACCTTCTGGTCCCAGGCACCAATGTGCTGGCGGTGGAGGTGCATCAAAACTCCGCCACCAGCTCGGACTTGAGCTTTGATTTGGAGTTGCGGGGGTATCCAGTCATCATCCGCAACCAATCTCCGGTGGTGACCTGGTTGACCCCCACCAATAAAGCTGCGCTGGCTGGGCCGGCTTCGGTTCCGTTGCAAGTGCAGGCCACCGACCCCGACGGCACGGTGGCGTTCACGGAATTTTTGGTGGATGGAGGGTTGCTTGGCCGGGTGACCAACAGCCCCTATCAAATCACTTGGGATGCGCCCGCCATCGGATTTCATACCTTGGAAGCGGCGGCGGTGGATGCCGAAGGGGGGCGGGGGAGCAGCGTTATTCAGGTCTCCATTCATGACGCCGGCGCCACACCGCTGGTGCAGTTGACCAGCCCCACCAACGGCACGCGCATCAGCGGTTTGGAAACGCCCACCAATGTGCTGATGGCGGCGGTGGCGGCCGGCGTGGGCGGGGTGGCGAGTGTGGAGTTTCGCGCCAACGGTCTGGCACTGGGCACGGATGCCACGGAGCCTTACAGCCTGGTGTGGAGCAATGCCAGTTTTGGCACCAATGCCCTGGTGGCCGTGGCCACCGATGGCCAGGGGCGCAAGGCCACTTCCGCGGTGGCCACGCTCATCATTGACGAGCCGCCGCGCAATACCCAGCCGCCGGTGGTGGCCAGCGTCAACCCGGCCCGCGGGGCGAGCCTCGGCAGTCTGACGAGCATTCAGGTTATTTTCAGCGAGCGGGTCACGGGGGTGGAGGCCGCGGATTTGCTGGTGAACGGTGTGCCTGCCACGGCGGTGAGTGGCAGCGGCTCCAATTACACGTTTACGGTGACCCAGCCGGCGTTTGGCGCGGTGGTGATTGCGTGGGCGGCCAATCATGGGATAGCCGACATTGGCTGGCCTTCTTCGCTGCCGTTTGACCCGCAGACATCCGGCAATACTTGGACGTACGATTTGGTGGACCGCACGCCGCCGGTGGTGGCGTCCCAAAACCCGCCCGCGGGCAGCACGTTGACCAACCTGAACCAGGTGACGGTGGTATTCAGCAAACCGGTGCAGGGGGTGGACGCCGCGGACTTTTTAATCAATGGCACGCCCGCCGTGGGCCTGGCGGGCAGTGGCACGACCTACACCTTCTATTTTGCCCAGCCGGGGCCGGGCACGGTGAACATCACCTGGGCGGCCAATCACGGTATCATGGATATGGTATCGCCGCCCAACGCCTTCAACCCGGCCACCACGGGCAACACTTGGAGCTACACGCTGGACAACCGCACCATTCTGGTGGCCAGCAATGCGGTGTACCGGTTTTTCCGGGGACGTACGGAGGCATCCGACCCGTACAATGCCTGGCGGCAGTTGAATTTCGACGACTCCACGTGGGAGGTGGGGCCGGCGCCGTTCTATTACGATGCCAACACCCCGCCGGTGTACTCGGGCAACACTGCCCTCAATGACATGCGCAACAATTATACCTGCGTTTTCCTGCGGCATGCGTTTGTGGTGCGCAATGTGCAGGCGATTACCAACCTGCTGGTGCAATTCCGCTGCGATGACGGTTTTGCCGCGTGGATTAACGGGGTGGAAGTGGCGCGGTATGCGATTCCGGCGGGGGAACCCAGCTACAACACGCTGGCCAACAATGCCCCCACGCCGCTGGTGACCTACACCTACACCCTGCCGGACCCGCGGACTTATTTGGTGGAAGGCACCAATCTGCTGGCCATCATGCAGTTCAATACCAGCCTCAACAGTTCTGATTTGCTGCTGGAAAGTGTGTGGTACACCTACCTGGCGGATGTCACCTTGATTCCGCCCAATGTGCAGGTGGTAATGCCACCGGCCGGGCCGGTGTTTTCCCTGACCAATCTCACGGTGAAGTTTTCGGAGCCGGTCAGCGGCGTGAACGCGGCGGATTTATTGCTCAATGGCGTGCCCGCCGTCAGCGTGAGCGGGGGCAGCAGCAATGACACCTATGCCTTCTCCTTCCCGCAGCCGTCCTATGGGCCGGTATCCATCACCTGGGCGGTCAATCATGGCATTGCGGACTTCGATAATCCGCCCAAGCCTTTCGAGGCCGCGGCGGCGGGCAACACGTGGCAGTACCAGTTGCTTAATCCCAATGCGCCGGTGGTGGCGGGGCAGAATCCGCCGGCGGGCGCGCAGTTGACCAATCTGACCCAAATCACCGTGATTTTCAGCAAGCCGGTGACCGGTGTGGATGCGGCGGACCTGCGCATCAATGGCCTGTCGGCGACTTCCGTTAGTGGCAGCGGCACGACTTACACTTTTGCCCTGGCGCAGCCGGCCTACGGCGCTGTGAGCGTGGCGTGGGCTGCCAATCATGGCATTACCGACTTGGAGATGCCGGCCAATACCTTTGAGAGCGCGCGGTCGGGCAATTCGTGGAGCTATACCCTGGTGGATTTGGTGCCGCCCACGCTGGTTTCGGTCACGCCTTCGCCCAACTCGCAAGTGACAAATCTCACCCAAATCACCGTGCGCTTTTCCGAGCCGGTGACCGGCGTGGATGCAACAGATTTGCTGGTCAACGGACAACCGGCCACGGCGGTGAGCGGCAGCGGCGCGCAGTACACCTTCAGCTTCCCGCAACCCAATGCCACCCTCATCCAAATCGCCTGGGCGCTGGGGCACGGCATCACGGACCTGGCCGCCAATCCCAACGGGTTTGACCGGAATGAGCCCAATGCCGCGTGGAGTTACACCACCCCGGACACGCTGGCGCCTTCGGTGGTTTCCATTGTGCCCCTGCCGGGGACGACGGTGGCACGGCTGGACCAGATTACCATCATCTTCAGTGAGCCGGTGACCGGCGTGGATGCCGCCGATTTGCTGGTGAACAGCCGGCCGGCGCGTTCGGTGACGGGCAGCGGGGCGGGGCCTTACGTGTTCAGCTACCTGGCGCCTTCCAACGGCGTGGTGGAAGTGCGGTGGGCCGCAGCGGCCAACATCGTGGACCTGGCCCCCCAACCGAACCTGTTCAGCGGCGGTGAATGGACCTACCGCCTGCAGGCCGGGGTGAGCTACGCCAACCGGGTGATTTTCAATGAAATCATGCACAATCCCCGCGGGGGAGCGGCGGCGCGGGAGTGGATTGAACTGCGGAATCTGGCCACCGAGCCGGTCAACTTGACGGGCTGGCGCATCAGCCGGGGCGTTTCCTACACCTTCCCGCCGGTCACCCTGCCGGCTCAGGGGTATCTGGTGGTGGCGGCCGATGTGGCAGCGTTTCGCTCGAATTATCCCACGGTGACCAACGTGGTGGGCGGTTGGACAGGGCAGTTGGCCAACGGCGGCGAGACCCTGGAGCTGGTTTCGGCAGAGGGCGAGGTGGTCAACCGCGTGCGTTACGCCAGCGAAGGGGATTGGGCGGTGCGCGAGCGGGGCCGGGGGGCGGAGCCGGTATTGAGCATCACGCGCAGCGGCAACACGGCGACGGTGACGATTTTCAGCCACGGCTACACGGCCAATGACCATGTGCTCATCAGCGGCGCCGACCAGCCGGAGTATAACGGCCGGTTTGTGGTGGGCGGGGTGGGCGCGAGCACCTTCACCATTACTGTCTCGGGCAACCCGGCCACACCGGCCACCGGCAACATCATTTGCCGGCAGGTGCTGGACAATGGGGCCTCGGGATGGGCCTGGTTCTCGGCGGCGGATGGCTTTGGCAGCTCGCTCGAGCTGGTCAACCCGGCTCTGCCCAATACCACCGGCCAGAACTGGCAGTCGAGCGCCCTGGCAGGCGGCACGCCGGGCCGCGCCAATTCGGTGGCGACGAACAACGTGGCTCCCTTGATTCTGTCGGCTTCCCATTATCCCATCGTGCCCCGCTCCACCGACCCGGTAACGGTGCGCGCGCAAGTGGTGGACGAACTCACCAATGGCGTGCAGGCGGTCACGTTATTTTACCGCAATCACACCACGACTTCGCCGGGGAACTTTCTCAGCCTGGCGATGAATGACGATGGCCTGAGCGGCGATGGCGGTGCGGGCGATCGCTGGTATGGAGCGCGGCTGCCCGCGTTCACCAACGGGACCATCATTGAATTCTACATTCAGGCCACCGACACTGCGGGGCTGAGCCGCACCTGGCCGGCGCCGGCGTGGAATACCAACGGCGTTTATGGGCAATTGGCCAACGCCCTGTTCCAGGTGGATAATGAAGTGCTCACCAACCTCATGGTGGGGGTGCGGGCCGTCATGACCGCCACCGAGCGCGCGACCTTCCCGACTACCGATACCGCGAGCGACGCGGCGTCGCACATCACGCTGGTGTTGCAGGACGGCAATGAAACGGACGTGCGTTACAACTGCAGCGTGCGCATCCGGGGCGCCGGCTCGCGCTCGCGCAATCCCAAGAACAACCGCATCAACATTCCCAATGACAATCCGTGGAAGAATCTCAGCGCCATCAATTTGAACTGCCAGTTTGTGCATGCCCAGTACGTGGGCAATGTGCTGGCCCAAAAATCGGGGTTGCCGGCGGCCGATTGCATGCTGGCGCAGTACCGGGTGAACGGCGTCAATCTGGCGCCCATGACCGCGCCGGCCAACAACAGCAGCCAGGGGGCGGGTTATGGCACCTATTTGTTGATTTATCCCGTGAACGGCGAGCTGGCGCAGGAGCTCTGGCCGGAGGATGGCGATGGGAACATTTACCGGGCTTCGATTTACCCGCACAACGCGAACTTGAGCTACCTGGGGACGGACCCCTCCAGTTACGTGGCCAGCGGGTATTACAAGAACAGCAATCGGGCGGAGAATGACTGGAGTGATTTGATGAATTTGACGTATGCCTTCAGCCAGATTTCCAACGAGCAGGACTACCGCAATGCCATTGTGACCAACCTCAATGTGCAGTTATGGATGCGGTATTTCGCCTATGGCACGATGGTGAATTATGGCGAAACCTCGCTGTTCAACGGGCGCGGGGATGATTACGCGCTCTACCGCGGCATGAAGGACCGGCGGTTTGTGCTCATTGGCCATGACTTCGACACCATCTTTGGCCAGGGGGACACCACGAGCTATTATCCCACCCTCACCAATTCCTCGATTTGGATTATGCTCAACCCGCCCAGCCCGGAGCCCAACGTGCCGTTGCTGCGCCGGTTCCTGACCAACGCGGCCTTTGCGCCCACGTTCTTTGCGGAGTTGAAACGATTGTGCGACACCACCTTCCATCCGGACCATTTGTTCCCGTTCTTTGACCAGCTCCTGACCGGCTGGGGGCCGGATGCGAACAAAATCCGCGAGATGAAGACGCACGCTTTCAACCGGCGGGCGGTGGTATTGTCGCAAATCCCGCTGACCTTGACAGTGGGCAGCGGCCTGCCCACGCAAAGCGGCTTTGCCTACACCACCACACCCAATGTCACTTTGTTTGGCCAGGCCAACGTGATTGACACCCGGCAGGTGTTGGTGAATGGCAGCTCCGCCCTGTGGTCGGCGTGGGAAGGGCGCTGGACCAACAACCTCACGCTGCGCCCCGGCTTGAACCGGGTGCTGGTGCAGTCCCTGGACAGCAATAACGTGGCGTTTGCCAGCGCCACCATGGACATCTGGTACGACACCACCGGCCAGAGTGTCTCCGGCACCATCAGCACGGACACGACATGGCTGGCGGCCAATGGGCCGTACAACGTGACGGGGACGCTGACGGTGGGCAGCGGGGCCACTTTGACCATTCAGGCGGGGACGACGGTGTATCTGGGTAGCGGGGTCAATCTGGTGGTGGCCAACGGGGGGCGGTTGCTGGCGGAGGGGACGGCGGCGGCGCCGATACGGTTCACCCGGGCGCCGGGGGCGAGCACGACGTGGGGGGGGATTACGGTCAACGGGTCGGCCAATTCGCCGGAGTCGCGGCTGGTGCATGTGATGATAGAGCACAACAACAGCACGGCCATTACGGTGACCGACGGGACGGTGTGGCTGGATAATGTGCGGTTTGGGAATACCGCGCGGCAGTATTTGGAGCTGACGCGGGCGTCGTTTGTGGTGCAGAACTGCGAGTTTCCGGCGCCGACGGGCGCTGTGGAGCCGACGCACGGGACGGGGGCATCAAGGCGGGGGGGCGGGGGATATTCCGGCGGAACTTCTGGGGGAAGGTCAATGGGTACAATGACGCGCTGGACTTTACGGGGGGCCAGCGGCCGGGGCCGGTGCTGGTGTTGTTGA